The following is a genomic window from Sciurus carolinensis chromosome 3, mSciCar1.2, whole genome shotgun sequence.
TAACCCTTCTGCTTCATAAGGCCATACGATGGCAGTGTGTCGAGGAGAACTGGATGAAGCCCTATCATCTTACAGGTCAGGAAACTTGCCAAATTTTAGTAGTATCATATTTGTAGAATGTaggaatacacttttttctttttttttttaaatatatttttgtagtcgtagatggacagaatgcgtttattttatttgtttatttttatgtggtgctgagaatcgaacccagtgcctcatacatgctaggctagtgctctgcCACAGCCCCAGGGATatacttttaaaagtgttttcacATTCTCATCAAACTCACAATGGTAGACATTTTGACTCAAGATGAAAGGACTCCCTCAGATcttccaggaaaaggaaggacCTTGGTAGACATGGTCTTTCTGCTTTTCAGTCCCAAACTTGGCCACTCTCTCCCCCTTAGCTTCAGGAAGAAACCTCTGGTGCCTGGCCACTACCCACCCGTGGCCATGGGCGCCCCCGGCCCCACACCTACACTATCCGCCCTTGTTCCTTCACCCAATCCCTGACAGTACCTAGTTTTCCCCGGGCAGCTGCCTTCTCTGCCTTCAGCGCTTCTTTGTAGTTGTTCTCTAACTCACTGAGCTCTGCTCTGTGAGACTTTCTGAGCTCCCTGCGGGATACAGAAAACCACAATCATCAGTGAACAGAGCTGAGTCCCACCCTGACCTGATCTCCACCCGTCACCCACAGTGGGGGAAGCCCTTGCTTCCTGGAACATTCCCCTGCTTCTATATAGAGAGGGTTGAgagatttcctgttttctacagTCACTGTTCTGAATGGAGCTGGCAGCAACCACAGACTATCGTATCTGAATAGTCAGCACAGTCTTTCTTACAGCTCACTTGGGAAACTGAGCTACATTAGCATCTAGGATAATTTCAGACCCCAAGCTCTTCCCAAGAGCCCTTCCAGGAGGCAGATGTTAGCAGTGTTTAAGACAAATGTTAAAATGGAAGTCTATATGAACTATCAAGCCATAAAAAAAGATAGAGGAAACTTAAATGaatattgctaagtgaaaaaagttaaTCTGATTCTAAggatatgacattctggaaaaggcaaactgtggagacagtaaaaagattagTGGTCGCCAGGGGTTTGGGCGGGGGGAGGGAGGGACGAATGGGCAAGCATGACTCTGTAATGGCGGATACATGTCTTTACATGATTTTCCAATGAAGTGAACCCTGAACTCTGGATGGTGAGAAAGATGTGTCAaagtagattcatcaattatgacaaatgtaccactctggcAGGGGCCTTGGCAATGGGGAAAGCTGTGATGGTGGTGACACAGAGTGGGCACTCTCTACTCTTCTGCCAGTTTTACTGTAAAGCTAAAACTGCTTAAAAAATGAAGCATATCAATAACCAAATAAAGAACCAAATACACACAAAAGATTATGACTCAACTAGATGTGCCATCTCTCCATCAggatttcttctttaagattaTAATTTGATAATTCATAATTGCATACATTTATGGGGTGCCAAATGATGTTATGATTTATAATTATGGCATAGaataattaaattgaaatacTCAACATACCCATCCTCTCACATACCTAACAtctttttgtggtgagaacatttgaaatgtactcttttggcaattttaaaatgaacaacacCCTACTATTAATGAATAACCATGCCCTACAAGGATCtttaataaacataatttctCTGAGATTTTGTATCCTCTGGTCATCATGTCCTCATTCCCCTACCTCTCAGCCTCTGTAACACCATTCTACCTTCTGCTTTCTGTGAGTTCAATTATTTTAGATTCCAAACACAAGTGAGACAGGTGGTATCTATCTTTCTATgcctggcctatttcacttagcatcatgtcctccaattctatccatgttgtcacaaatttctttctttctgaaggtTAAATAGCATTCTATCAtgtggtgtggtggtggtggtggtggtggtggtgtgtgtgtgtgtgtgtgtgtatgacattttctctatccattcatctgttgatggacacttagattgaTTTCATAACTTGGCCATTGTGCATAGTAGTACAACAAACATGGGAGTGCAGGCAACCCTTAAACAAACAGATTTCAAATCTTCGGGGTAGATATCctgtagtgggattgctggatcatatggtagtcctagttttaattttttgaggaacctccatactgttttccataatgctATCCCAACTTGCATTATTCCCACAGGTAGTGTGAGAGGCTTtcctttctccacattcttgtaCTTGTTATCcattgtctttttgataatagtcttTTTGACAGGTgagtgatatctcattgttttaatttgcatttttctgatgatttaaGATATTGAGTTCCCCCCGACCCTCCATGTTCTTCTCagtcacttgtatatcttcttttgagaaatgtcaaaccaaatgtgttgttgaatttggtttgctagtattttgttgaagatttttgcatctatgttcattaaggatgttgaccttaattttcttttcttgtcctcATCTGTCTTGGATACCAGGGTAATACTGACCTTGTAAAAACAGTTTGGAACTACTCCctcctcttaaatttttttttttttggaagagtttgaggaggattgatattagttctttaaaagtttgataGGATTCAACAATGAAGAAGTTTGGTTCTTGGCTTTGTTTTGATGGGAGACTTTTTATGACTAATTCAATCTTCATAGTtattattggtctgtttagatgtttctgtttcttcatgattcagttttGGTAGATTAAATAATCTATGTCTAGGAGTTTATTCATTTCTTGTAGAGTAtccaatttgttggcatataaATATTCACAGTAGTCTCATGATCCTTTATATATGTGGTACTAGCCGTAATgcctcctctttcatttctgatttcatttagtcttctcttttttcttgtcaagttaattttttttcaattttgttaatcttttcaaaAGTCAACTCTTAGTTTTGTTGATCTTCTGTATTGTTCTCCTAATCTCTAACTCACTTACTTCTGCTGTGATCActgttatttccttccttctgttaaCTTTGGTTTAGTTTGCTCTCCTATTTCCAGTTCCTTGAGGTGTGATGTTAaggttgtttttatttgaaattattattcttttctgatGTAGACTTTTATTGCTATGacctttcctcttagaactgctttttctatATTACATGAGTTTGgtatattgtattttcatttttcacttgtcTCAAGATagttttacatttctcttttaatttcttcattgacCTATTGGTTATTCAGGGACatgtttaatttccatatattaGTGAATTCTCcactgttattgatttctagtttcataccaTTGTGACTGGAAAAGATACTTGAtataatttcaatctttttaaatttgcaaaagcTTGTTTGATACCCTAACATGTGCTCTGTCCTAGAGAATGTTCTGTGTGGGCTTGAGAAGAGCATGTGCTCTGTTGTTGTTGGCTGGCATGGTCTGTACGTGTCTTTCATAACCATTTGATCTAAGGTTCTTTTGATCTGAGgtttccttattaattttctgtCTAGATTATCTATCCATTGTTGAAAGAACGGTATTGAAGGCCCATACTATTATTATACTGCAATTTATTGCAATGTTTGTATCTTGACAATTTATTTTAGCTATAGTTGTGATTAAtagttttgtcctttttttttattagagctttatggttacacatagtagttgggttcatctcgaaaaactcacacatgcatggaaatctatttcagttcatgatccccctttcccttcccccttccattctccttcctctactctactagatttcctttgttcatctattaatttgtatttgattagTTCCttatgttatcctatccttccctccctctttccctcattTACTCTAGCTTctccatatgagagaaaacattcaacctttgagtttctgagtttggctaatttcacttaacatgatattctccatttcttaaTCCTTACACTAGGGATACAATTTCCATACAAACCATCATTAAAGTTTGAGTGTGTTCTGAATGTGGCTCTGTATTACCTATACCACTGAGTTTTGTGCTTTTGTATGCTTTATGTTATTAATTAGCAGCTTGTTTCATTCTGAAGAACTCCCTTTAGCAATTTCTGTAAGGCAGGGCCTAATGCTAATGAATttccttaactttttatttttttatttactttttatttttttattaactttttatttcttcatcatttctgaaAGACAACTTTGCTGGATTAAGTAGTTTTATTTGTTAGTGCTTTTAAATAAACCATTCCACTCTCTCCTGGCCTACAGGGTTTCTATTGAGAAATCTGCTAGTAGTTGGATTGGAACTTCTTTGTGTATGATATGTTTATTGTCTCTTGCTGCTCTCAGaagcttttctttgtctttgacgTTTGATAGTTCAATTACTATGTGTTTTGGTATACTCCACTTTGGGTTGTATTTGATCGAGGTTGATTGACAGGAGGTACATGTGAATTTTGTACTTTCCCCTTGATTTTGTGAAAAACCTAAAACTTCTCTTAAAAAGTAGCTAATAAATAAAAGGCTATGTGTGACTCAACTAGGAGTGCTCTCTCTACCAGGATGGTTGAGGCTGCTTTGGGACTCAGCAAGTAACCCGGAAGGGGATTTTGGGGTTCTCCTCACACCCACAGACAACACACCTCCTTTTCATTTCCCCTTGATTTGTCAATTTCTCCTCCTATCCCTTCTTGCTATTTTCCCCAGGCCCCAACTAGCAGCCAGGAAGAGCAGAGATAAGAGAAGgggggaaaaaggaggaagaggaggagaagaatatGCTGAGAACAGTTGTTCACAGAAGTTTTCTGTAGTCTCAGAGGACAAAATGACTCTTTTTAAcaactaacaaaaagaaaaattataatcaaaatgaaaaaatgaatggtGAAATGTAAGAGCAGGCATAGTTTTTCTGTGCTTCATTTTAGTGGTCTCAAATCGGGCCATCCTGCTCTCCAAAGACTCATGCCTCACTTGTCTCACTGGCCTCCCATCTCTGTCTCCACCTGGCACCACCTCAAGTCCCAGGGAACTGAAATTCTATAGAGTGCAGAAACCTTAGGCCTTTAGCACGCAGGGCTCATGCCAGAAAACTTACTTGTTCTTGTTTTCAAAGTTCTGTTTCATCTCAGCACAGCGAAGTTCCATTTCATTGGAGAGCTGGAAATGAAGCCAGTATTAACAACACTGGGTTGGCAACCTCTGCCCCACTCTGATTTCCATCTTCTGAGAAGTCTCCCAAATCATAGGGGATGCCTCCCATCCCTGACCTCTCCTGTTTGTGTTCTGCAGTGTCAGAGAACATGTTATTATCTATGGAATGAAACAATTCTTGCCTTACTCTTTGTTGTTTTGAACTTAATCAGTTAATCATGTTAGTGCAAGGAAACCATCTCTTTCACTAACTGATTTTTGTGGATTGGTCTGGTCTTCTCTGCTAGACTGCCATTTATTTGTAAGACTGTTGCCCTTGGAATTTTGGATACATAACTCCATTGAGAGATCATTTATGGAGCAAAGGACTTGGCCCAAAGAGCCAAAGAGAATCAGCACTGGAACTTAAGGCTCAGTGTTATCCAATCCTATTGACAGCATGGTGGGATTCTAGCAGACGGGATTTGTTTACATTCAGGTGACTCCATTCTAACACATCAGATCCTCTGGTCAGTGTCCCAACTGCCAGCCAGACAAGGCTTATCCATGTCACTCTTTGACTAGTGGTGAGGTGCCAGAGACTGCCTGGTATAACCAAGGGGTCAGCTCCAGGTGGTGACTGGCAAAGTGGCAGCCAGCACTGCTGCCTCTTCCACAGGATCACATCACAAATTAGGATGTTCCCAAGTGAAAGTATTTTCAAGCACACAATCTAGGTCCCTCCATGGAAATAGTCTCTGCATGTTCATCTTCAGCAGAGCCTGTGCTCATAAGTCAAAATGTGCATTTTGCCCAACAACCCACCACTGTTGAGCTGTGACCTTCTACAAATGATAAAACTTCCCTGAGCTCCAATGTTCTTTCTGTAGAAGGACACATCAACCTGGCAGAATTTTCAGATAAATAAGATAATGAATCAGTAGTGGAGGAGGTCTCCTAAGTTGGGTTCTTGTAGGATTTGGACATACCTAGGAGGTACCAGAGGGTGAGAGGCTCCCTGATGGGAGGTAGTATATCACAAATTGGTGTTAATAACGCTGGGGATGATGTTTTTGAGCATAGTTCTGTTCTATTATTCCAGCCCAGACCAACAGGCATATCTACTTGAGGTGGGGAAAAAGAGACCTTGAGGTAATAGGTAATAAAATCTAAAGAAGTATTACTTGTGCAGCCCAGGAAGCATATAGAAATGATTTCACATAGAAatgattctggggctggggttgtggctctgtggtagagcactcgcctagcacacatgaggccctcggttcaatccttagtaccacataaaaataagataaaggtattatgcccaactacaactaaaacaaaatattttttaaaaagaagaaatgattctGAAAAGTGGCCTTTAACAGTCTAACAGCAACAGAGTGGGCACTGAAGGCCTCCAGGAAGATTTGAGCAACATTGGAAGCTTCCTCCAAGCTGGTGAAATTAGTAAGAGCCTCACAACCTCTGAAGTTGATCTCACCACAAAAGCCAGATGGGGAGTGACCAGTGCCCCCTAGTAGCCAGATGGGGAGTGACCAGTGCCCCCTAGTAGCCAGATGGGGAGTGACCAGTGCCCCCTAGTAGCCAGATGGGGAGTGACCAGTGCCCCCTAGTATGGACAGGAGCTTCACTGCACACCTGGAAGTTACCTGGAGAACTCCCAGAAATGAACACGTTAGGTCTTGAACTCATGGATGAAGATGGAGTCAGAGAAATACTTTCAGGTACATGGTCCTATCTTCAGAGTTCTATCATCTGGACAACATGGCCCACAGGAATCAAGTGCTTGGCATCTTGCCTGGCATGTAGGTGATCTGAAATAGTGTTACTCTACCCAGAAAGATGTTGGTTAGTGCCAGGATCACTCACCAATTTCTGGGCAGCCTGGTGGTCTCTGTTCATTTGTTCTATTAATGCTGTCAGCTCTGAGATCTGCTCTTCAAGGTTACTAATGGTATCGGTCCTGTGGGACAAGTAATTCTTCCATTATTTTCAGAGCTTATCATTCATAACAGGCCAGTCAGGCCCCTGGGATGACTAGGGTCAGGTCATTTCGGTACTAGCTCCACCATTATGAGGTGGGGGTGACAAGATGGAGGGGGGCTCTTGGAGAAGGTTTGTTGCAGTTGGGTGGTTGAACATCAGATCTAGCCTTTTGGGTGACCTGGGCAGAAGTGAGCAGGATGGTTTGGTACCCTATTGAGTAGAAGAGAAATAGGAATATATGAGACATTGATTAGGGTTTGACCTTGTCTTGGTAATGATAGCTGAAATGGAGCACAGTAAAGTTCAGAGGGTTAGGAAAATAGAAGGTGATGTTGATTGTGAATCATATATAAGGAATGGGCTGGAAATAGGGCTAAGAGAGGATTTAAGATAGTGACTTTCAGAATAGATAATGATTTACTTTGTGATGATTTAGCGATCATTCAGTTATATCTGGTTGAGCCAGAGTAGACAGGGTAGCAGGTAATGCTGTGTTCAGTGAAACTGAAAGGAGTTCCCTTGGCCAAACATCCTCCAAGTCTAACTGGGCATGGAGAGAATGTGAGGTAAGGAGACAAGACGAGGATATTGGGGAGGGCAACAGGATCTGAGAAAGTTGAACCATAGGGAACCCTTGTCCTTTGAACATGAGCTTCAGTATAAGCAATATGCAGAGAATTTTACCAGGAAATGAAACAAGCATGTTTTATTATGCCACAACTGGCAAAAATTTTCTGAGGGAGCCATGAGGTGGCTGTGGGTGACGATGGGTACATGATCCATTCTCTTCCTGATGAGGGAAGCATAGTTGGACCCTCAACCCAAATCCCTTCTAACCCAAATAATGGTTTGGTTGTCCTTTCTACACACCAACAGATGGGTAAGTgactgtgtgtgcatgtatgttttctgttattgtttttggCCTTTTAGATTTCTGtcttgaaaaataattctgaCAGGAGGCTAAAGCCTGAAGGAAGAGATGCTCAGAGAGTCATTCAGTAGTGCTGGTAAGAAGTAAGATACCTGAACTCCAGTAGGGgagtgaggaagaagaaaggaatgagAGATTGAGGAGGTAGAATTAAAAGGTGTGGGGATGTACTTGGTGTGGCATTGGAGGCTAGGTAGTGGGTGGGCTTCAGTGACAGAAGATGACTGTGCTCAGTGGATTGGAGCTGGGAACTTTCCACAATTGAGTGGTATTTTTAGACTatttataataaaagaagaagTGCATATTTGAGTCTCCCAGGAACTGACTTTACTGCTAATTTACACACTCTAAATCCAGTCTCATTTATGAATATTTCACCTGTTTCTCAGCCCCAGGAACAATTGCTCTCCTTAGTATGAATCATACTACCTCTGTCTTCATCCCGTCCTTTGAATCCACTCATAGATGGGAGCAGAGCAAAGCAAGAAGGGCGTGGAGAGGAGCAGTACTGAGAAACAGGGGGCAGGAGAGAGGTGAACTTGCAACACCTTCAGAGTGGGGGCCCCAGTGACCCAGGCAAGGATGTCAGAGGCTTGTCCTCGAGGGCTGGAGGGGATAGCTCAGAGGAGCTGGACGCTGGTCCTAAGACATTACCTGGACATGTTGAGATTGTCCATCATCTCAGATTCCAGCTGCTTTTTCCTACCAAACATCTCGTCCCCCAAGGTGACAGAAATCTGCTCCCGATTCCGAGCAAGTTGATAGCCAGGTGACACATTGATCACTTCCTGGTCACCGAAGGGGAAGGTAAAGTAAAATTATAGACCTGGAGTCCTGAGAGTCCTCCAAATCTTCTACCATTATCTTATTTGCATCTTAAACATAGAGTCATGAGATGGGATTCCAGGGCCCACGTAACTTTTGCATCCTCCCCTAGTTACCATCCACCATTAGATCTATGAGATCTAATCCCAATGCTCCTGGATGTCTCTAGAGACCACTGCAGTTCAATGATGCCAAACTGAACCACAGATGCCCCACTCCACACACTCTGCACTGTAGTCCTGCTCCTGCTCTGGAGATGGTGGCTAGAGCCATTGTGGAAACCGCTCAGGTTTTGGAATTGGACAGGCCTAAATCTAAATCTTATCCCTGCCACCAATCTCCAGTTATTCAAcatctctgtgtctcagtttcctcatctcaaaaatggggataataattccTCCTCAAAGGGCTTTtgtgaggaaaaacaaaataaaatgaggaaatgacTAGCATGattacaaaagcaaaacagaGCTAAAGTGCCAGTATATTCTTCCCACACTAGATGCTAAGTCAGAATCTTGGCGGGGCCACCAGCTGGTGTGGACCTGAATGAGATCGTAGCTTCTGGAGCTACTGCCTGACCTTGAGGCCCCTCGTCATTATCCCCTAGAGAATCTCCACCTTGCCCTTACTTTCACACCTGCCTGGACATCACCCAAGGCCACAGACATCTTGCTCTTGGGCTCTTATGATACCCTCCCAGCTGGCCTCTCTGCCTTCAGAATCACTTCCCTAAGTTCATTATCCTCTCCTCCTGGAAAGGCAAttatgtttctgtttgttttacttcCTGGTCATTAAGGAGCGCATGGTTcttgtggtgtgtgtggggggagggaagCAAAGTGGAAAATAGCAAAAATTTCCCATAATATCCCATCAGAGGGCATATTTTTCTAAGATGTAATTCTTAcctggtcctctgccttggaAAGACCCATAAAGACTCCTGTGCTGCACAGGGATTGACTCACACTCCAAGGCAGGTGTCAAGAGCCTTTGGGGTTTGGTCCCCACCTCTTTCCCCAGCATTCACTGCTGCTCCCTTCAGGTGTCCTGACAGCCCTGCCATGGGATTTGTGGCTTCCCAGGCACATGCAGAGGCTTCTGCACCTGGGCATGAGCTGCATCCTGGCCTGGATTAGCCACCACTGTCAGGCTTTCCTGGGACTCTCCCCTTGCCCTGCATGAGGCAGTGGAGAGTGGCATGCAAAGCCTGAACTGGGGCACTTGTGACTCTGCCACTTATCTGCCTCATATACTGTGCAATGGTAACAGCACCTTCTCCTGGGATCATCGCCAAGATTTGGGGAGATGAGTGTGTGTAAAAGGCCCGTGCCTTTTACTGTGAAGCTGCTGGATCAATGTCCCCCAACACTGTCCCGTTTGTACTCACATAAGATGACTTACTGCTCTCCTCCTGCTTTCCTGCATTGGTTTTCACTCTGCAAGAGAAAGAAGTGCTCAGAAAACAACCAGAACAAAGGTAAGCCCAAAGTTGAGGAGCTGTACCTCATGCCACCATCATCTGACCCCTCTTCTCTAAGCTCTAACTTTTAGGGTGGGTGGGTGTTATGATGTCctccagaagctcatgtgtgagacaatgcaagaaggtttggaggagaaatgattgggttgcaagAGTCTGACCCTAGTTAGTGAGTTAATctctgataggattaactgagtggtaactggaggcaggtggggtatgactggaggaggtggttcattgggggcatggctgtGGGGTATCTATATATTTGTGTttggagagtgaagtctctctgcttcctgatcaccatgtgagctgcttctctctgccacactctcccaccatgatgtcctacTTCATCTgaagccctgaagaatggagccggccttctatggactaagacctctgaaactacgaaccctcaaatacacttttcctcctgtatCGTTGATCTGGTCAGAACCtgtggtcacagcagtgaaaaagctgatgaaaacacTGGGGAAACCTCTGATGCAGGGTCTCAGGGGCTGAAGTCTGAATGGATCTTATTGGGCTAAAATCACAGTACGGAAGACTATAGCGTTTACACATAGGGCCTGAAGTTTTAGGGGAAATCACAGTGGATTCTGGCAATTCTCTGATATCCCTGGCAGCAAATTAGTTCAAGTCAGGCAGGTCTGGGCAAGTTGGGAATTATTTCATTCACATGCCTAAAACCATTCCTGCCTCACGGACCCCAAAATACTTACTTTGGGGAATCAGCAGGTTTTGCTGATTGTTGGGATTTGAGGTAATTCTGTTCTTTTGCAGCTGGTAGAAGAGGCGTTAacctaaaagtgaaaaaaaggtaactgaaaagaacaaaggaaattcaAAAACCTGTTTTAACACTCCCCATTATTGGAATAATGACCCCAAATTGGAATATATGGCTTGAAAACTGTTATTGTGAAGATCTGAGGCCTTTAAGACCTCAGGCCCAAGGCCCTCACACTTGTCCATTGTCCCAGGGAATCTTCAGGTTAGCAGCACAGCTTGTCCCCAGTTGCCAAAGCTCTTGTCCCACAGGGAGGAGACTGCTGCCACCAAAGATTCTCAGTCGGAAGCTGCACTTTCCCTGTTGCACTGGCGCCCAGAGGTCCTCATTAAAACAACACTGAGCTCAGGCAGGACTTGTGAGATCAGCATGCAGCCCCAGCCTGGAAGAGAAGGCTGTGTGAAGCTAGGCTTTCTGGCCCATTTGGGATTTTGCTGCCAAGCTtactattttttgaaaacttgtgAGACAAAGAAAGCTGCAAATGAAAACCAAGTCCCCTATACCTACCCTATCCCAGATAATCCTTACTTGCACCTTCCTGTAGGGGCCTTGTTTGGTGGATGACGGGTCTTGATTAGCTTCCGTGGTCCCAAGTTCCAGGGGTCCCAGCAGGTGCAGTAGATGAGAGGGTTGGGGTACATGGCCCCAGGTCAGGAGCAGTCTTGGCTTCTAGATCTTTCAGAAGGTTTTTGCTGAAATGAGAAAACAACAGCAGAAAGTTACATCACTTAGAATCAAAGCAAAAGTAGAGACAATCTGGGAAGGACTTAGCGAAGGCCCAAAGAATTATGGTAGATGGATTCCAAAAGCTGCTGATCTGGTGTCAGGTCTTGGCGTTAGAATAACACCTCCCTTCTTGCTGTCCAATAGACTTGACttgaaagcaatttaaaattttccatactGAGTTCTTACTGCGATCCAGGTACACAATAAGTGCTCACTTTTGTTATCTCAAGTTTACAGATGAGGTTATTCAGAAAGGTCAGAGAGGAAGCAAGTTGCAGAGTTGGAAACAAACAGAAGTCTCCCAGATTCCTAAGCTCCTGCTTCCCTCAGGTCACCCTGACTCTCACTGATGTGAAGAGAAATTCCCACTGCAGGACCTACacagaattttctgaaaaattagcTGTCAATCAAACTACAATACAATCTCTCCTGGTCACCTACCTGAATTAGAATGAAAAATCCTCTTCCTGACTCCATAAAAGACAAACCCCTTTCATGAGGGGCCTACATTCAAGACAATTCTCAGATAGGCATGAAGGTTTAACCACTCttatttatcttcattatttCTCAGAACTCTGCTCAAATAACAGAATTAAGAAAGTTTAAA
Proteins encoded in this region:
- the Flacc1 gene encoding flagellum-associated coiled-coil domain-containing protein 1 isoform X1, which encodes MYPNPLIYCTCWDPWNLGPRKLIKTRHPPNKAPTGRCKLTPLLPAAKEQNYLKSQQSAKPADSPKVKTNAGKQEESSKSSYEVINVSPGYQLARNREQISVTLGDEMFGRKKQLESEMMDNLNMSRTDTISNLEEQISELTALIEQMNRDHQAAQKLLSNEMELRCAEMKQNFENKNKELRKSHRAELSELENNYKEALKAEKAAARGKLEEMEKEYKYLKNMFHMYQDSIYDEIEEKWLKRKAEWEKEEKLEREKILLQQKHKMTKKFELESEEEKRKLTASYSASIENLISEKEELLKQHESDTLQIQELRKTKEIMEEELHAQAAVLESLNAQLYQTQMEFQKEKATWGNLEKTFQTKFAETEEKYKHTVQILREENVLLRQKTIAKNEEEIYEGTLPSSTTYEYDYDIEDDDK
- the Flacc1 gene encoding flagellum-associated coiled-coil domain-containing protein 1 isoform X2; translated protein: MYPNPLIYCTCWDPWNLGPRKLIKTRHPPNKAPTGRLTPLLPAAKEQNYLKSQQSAKPADSPKVKTNAGKQEESSKSSYEVINVSPGYQLARNREQISVTLGDEMFGRKKQLESEMMDNLNMSRTDTISNLEEQISELTALIEQMNRDHQAAQKLLSNEMELRCAEMKQNFENKNKELRKSHRAELSELENNYKEALKAEKAAARGKLEEMEKEYKYLKNMFHMYQDSIYDEIEEKWLKRKAEWEKEEKLEREKILLQQKHKMTKKFELESEEEKRKLTASYSASIENLISEKEELLKQHESDTLQIQELRKTKEIMEEELHAQAAVLESLNAQLYQTQMEFQKEKATWGNLEKTFQTKFAETEEKYKHTVQILREENVLLRQKTIAKNEEEIYEGTLPSSTTYEYDYDIEDDDK